Below is a window of Mycobacteriales bacterium DNA.
CCCGCCGTAGTCGAACGTGGCGTTCGGCGTGAACAGCACGCCGCGCAGGAACAGCGAGCCCTGGCCGGTGATCGAGTTCGTCCCGGTCTTCTCGCTCCACACCGCGACCTTCCAGAACCGCGCGTCCTGGCAGGCGTCGTTGCAGTCGGCGGGCGCCGGGTCGAGGCGGGGGTTGCTCATGAAGACGGTGCCGGCGTTGCCGCCGAAGTCGATGTGGCCGTCGTCGAGGAAGACCGCCGTGTGCGGCGTGAAGATCGACCCGTCCCTGCGGAAGAGGTCGCCCTGCTGCACGAACAGGATGCCCTCGGTCGGTGCCAGCGCCTGCGTGATCTCGCCCGTGGTCGCGTCCACCGTCGGGCAGGTCGCCGCCAGGACGTTCATCGCGAAGCAGCCGCCGGCCTGCACGTTGATGCCGCCGCGGGTCACGACGTTGCCGCCCTGGATGATCAGCGGCGCCTTGATGTCGAGCGACGCGCAGTCGAAGTAGTAGTTCGCCGGGGTCTTCACGACCAGGCTGTTGACGTTGCACTCGCCGCCGGACAGCCGCACGAACGCCTGCGAGCCGTAGGAGAGGGGCGACGGGGCGTACCCGCCGGTGGGGATCGACGTGCCGGCGTAGGCGGCCCGCAGGTTCGCGACGTACGGGACGGAGCAGCCGGTGGCGCAGCCGTACACGTTCGTCACCGGCGTCGCGCCGGAACGCTCGCCCAGCACGGTCGGCGTCGGCGCGAGCCGCGCGCCCACGGAGCTGTAGGCGTACGTCGGGTTGCCCGTGGGCGAGGCGTTGAGCGCCCAGGACAGGATGATGCCGGTGCCGGGACCGGTCGCGCCGTCGGCGCGGATCGAGGTCGCGGCGTTGGGGCCGACGTCGATGACGCGCCGGCCACCGCCGCACCCCGCCCCGGACGACTCCACCGCGATGATGCCGGGCCGCGTGCCGATGGCCGGGTCGGGGTCGGTCACCGACGCGACCCGGATGAACCCCTGGCTGGACGTCCGCAACGTCTGGCAGTCGGTGCGGTTGAGGACGTTGAGCGCGGCGATCGGCGCCCCCGGGCCGGCCTCCTTCGCCGCGCGGGCGACGCTGGTGACACCGGTGGCGTTGGAGCGCACGCCGAAGATCGTCGCGAACGACGCCTGCTGGACCTGCGCGACCCCCACCGCCATCCGCAGGCACGGCTCGTTGCCGTCGACGTCCGGGTCGACCGACTGGACGGTCGTGGAGCTCACGGCGGGCTGGGCGTTCGGCGCCGTGAGCAGCACCGAGCTGTCCGGGATCGGCCAGGTGACGGTGACGGTGTACGCGCCGACGGTGCCGACGGCCGGGGGCGTGGCGAGCGGGCAGGCCGTGGTGGGGTCCCACGCGGCGGGCAGGCTGGTGCAGCCGGTCGCGGCGGGGACGGTGAAGCCGAGGTTGGTGGCGAGGTAGCCCCACGCCTTCTCGCACGCCTCGCGCGGCTTCGCGCCGCCGGTGAGGAAGGGGTCGAGCGACATCGCTCCCGCGACCGCCGCCGAGTCGGCCGCGAGCCGCGTCTGCCGGCGGTTCTGGCGCAGCGCGCCGAGGTCCACGACGATCGCGGCCATGCCGATCACCGCGACGAGCAGCAGGCCGTAGAGGATCGCGTACGCGCCCTCGTCGGTCCGCTCCAGGTGGCGCCTCATGTCGACGGCACCGCCTCGAAGTGCGTCGTCGACGTGCTCCCGATCGTGATCCTGCCGCCGAGGAAGACGAAGTCGAGCACGGTGTTCGCGCGCACCACGACCTGCACCCGGGCGTCGTCCCGGCCGTCGCTGGTGCAGGTGCCGCTGGACAGGACCGCGGCGGCGGCGGAGCCGGTGAGCTCGGCCTTGCGCGCCACCGCGGGGGTCGCGGTCGGGTCGACGTAGGCGACGCAGATGTACCGGCCCGCGCGGGACGCGGTGAGGTCGTCGCCGCCCGCGGACATCGCGACGTTCACGACCTTCGGCAGCCAGGTGTCGACGGTCCCCGAGCCGCTGGGCGCGCTCGACTTCAGCGACAGCGTGGCGCCGTAGCGGGACGCCTCGCGCGCGGCCTGCGTCAGGTTGATCTTCTGGTTGAACGCGAAGCCCATGTCGATGATGCCGAACACGATCACGAGGAACAGCGGGAACAGCAGCGCGAACTCCACCGCCGCGGCGCCGTGGTCGCCGCGGCAGCGCGCCCGCCGCCCCCGCGGCGTGCCGACCGCCATCCGTGTCCTGCCGTCCTCGCGGGACCGCCGGCCCTGCTGCCGACCGGTCTCACGCTGATCCTGTCGCATCCGGGTGCGGCGCGTCGCGGCGTTGCGCCGGTTCGCGCGTCCTTTTCCTGGTCCCGAACCCGGCATATGCCGCTATCCCGCGGCCACGGTGACCGCCACGAACGCCCGCCGCGCCGGGTCGCGCCACCCCCGCGCGGCCACCGCCGCCGACCGCGCCCCGAGCAGCAGCACCGGCAGCGCCACCGCCGCCGGGAACCACCACACGCCGGTCGCCGCCGCGCCCGCGACGAGCAGCCCGGCGACGGTCGTCTGCGCCGCCATCCGCACCGAGTAGACGGCCATCGTGCCGGGCGGCGCCGGGGTGTCGCGCCGCCCGCGCAGGTCGGCGCGGTGCGGCCGGGTCACCGACAGCCGCAACGACGTGCCGACCACCGACACGACCGTCGCCGCGACCGCCGACACCAGGC
It encodes the following:
- a CDS encoding pilus assembly protein TadG-related protein gives rise to the protein MRRHLERTDEGAYAILYGLLLVAVIGMAAIVVDLGALRQNRRQTRLAADSAAVAGAMSLDPFLTGGAKPREACEKAWGYLATNLGFTVPAATGCTSLPAAWDPTTACPLATPPAVGTVGAYTVTVTWPIPDSSVLLTAPNAQPAVSSTTVQSVDPDVDGNEPCLRMAVGVAQVQQASFATIFGVRSNATGVTSVARAAKEAGPGAPIAALNVLNRTDCQTLRTSSQGFIRVASVTDPDPAIGTRPGIIAVESSGAGCGGGRRVIDVGPNAATSIRADGATGPGTGIILSWALNASPTGNPTYAYSSVGARLAPTPTVLGERSGATPVTNVYGCATGCSVPYVANLRAAYAGTSIPTGGYAPSPLSYGSQAFVRLSGGECNVNSLVVKTPANYYFDCASLDIKAPLIIQGGNVVTRGGINVQAGGCFAMNVLAATCPTVDATTGEITQALAPTEGILFVQQGDLFRRDGSIFTPHTAVFLDDGHIDFGGNAGTVFMSNPRLDPAPADCNDACQDARFWKVAVWSEKTGTNSITGQGSLFLRGVLFTPNATFDYGGQAAQEQQGAQFWADKIQNSGQGNLVMAPDPSDSVPTPLLRVRLIR
- a CDS encoding TadE family protein is translated as MAVGTPRGRRARCRGDHGAAAVEFALLFPLFLVIVFGIIDMGFAFNQKINLTQAAREASRYGATLSLKSSAPSGSGTVDTWLPKVVNVAMSAGGDDLTASRAGRYICVAYVDPTATPAVARKAELTGSAAAAVLSSGTCTSDGRDDARVQVVVRANTVLDFVFLGGRITIGSTSTTHFEAVPST